The genomic stretch TACAACCGATACTATTAATACTGTAATTCATCCAAGTTCACCTTATGCATATAATGGTTGGACGATTGAATATCCATCAACAACGGCATCAAATCATATTGTTACAAACTCAGGGCTTCAAGCAAATATGCATTTAGCATTAAATACTGACGGAACCTTTAATGCTGCGGGCAGTGTACTTCCAACAGGTAATGTAAATATTGGTGTACCAACACAAACGGCAGCAACTGTTAATATTGATATGGATTTTACGAATACAAAACAAGTGGCAGGAACTAGCACTGTTGCTTATGAAAAAACTGGTTATGCTGCAGGAACATTAGATAGTGTGAGCTTAAATAAAGCTGGCGAAGTTGTTGGAACTTTTTCCAATGGACAAAATCAAGTTTTGGCACAAGTTGCTTTAGCGGCTTTTAATAATCCAGGTGGTTTAACAAAACTTGGTAGCAATACTTACTCTGTTTCAGCAAACTCTGGTGAACCACAAATCGGCACTGCTGCAACCGGTGGTAGAGGTTCTTTAACACCAGGTGCACTTGAAATGTCGAATGTAGACTTATCACAACAATTTTCGGATATGATTGTAACACAACGTGGGTTCCAATCTAATTCAAAAATTATAACTGTATCTGATGAAATGTTAGAAACTTTGGTTAATATGAAACGTTAATAATTAGTAGATGATATAAGAAGGGGGTACAATCCCCCTTCTTAAAGAAAATAAGAGGTGTAATATGATAAAGATTACTAAATTTAATACTAATGATAAAGAATTGGTATTAAACGCTGAGTTGATAGAAACGATAGAAGAGACACCTGATACTGTGATTACGTTGCTAAATGGTAAAAAATTAATAGTAGAAGAAAGTATGGATGACATTGTAAGAAAGGTAATGGATTATCGTAGAGCTCTTGGTAGAGGTCTGCGTTGATTTGTTATTTAAAATAGATTTTAGGTAGTTACTGTAATACAAGGAGGTATAATTGTGGCTGAAGAAGAAAAAAGTGGTAAAAAGTTTCCGTTGCTGTTAGTGGTAGGACTGATAGTAGCAGGTCTTGTTTTAGCCGGTGGAGTATCATATTTTATAGCAATGCATGTTATGAATAAAAATGCTGCACAGACAGAACATAGAGATCCGGGAGTATTTGTTAAGCTAGGCGATCCTAAAGAAGGCTTAATTGTTAATGTCGGTGGTGTTAATACCGGTCGTTATCTTAAAATTGGGGTTGTGTTAGAATTAAGCCCTGATAGTGTTGGTAAAGATGGTAAAATTGCTCCGGCTAATGAGACTAAAATTTTAGACGCAGTACTACAAGTATTACGTGCTAAAAAAGCGGAAGATTTTGACCCTAGCAAACAAGGTGCTTTAAAAATTAACATAAAAGAAGAAGTTAATAAAGCATTTGGTAAGGATTGTGTTTATGAGGTTTACATTACGACATTTGTGTTACAGTAATTTAGTTAATAATAATTTTGGTTTAAAGGAGGGGAAATCCTTTGTCAGGGGCTGATGTTTTATCACAATCAGAAATAGATCAGCTTTTATCAGCGCTATCAACCGGGGTTGTTTCAGCGGAAGAGATGAAAGTTGAGGAAAAACAGAAAAAAGTCAAGGTTTATGATTTTAAACGCCCTGATAAATTTTCTAAAGATCAGATTCGTACTTTATATATGCTACATGAAAATTTTGCCCGCCTTTTAAACACTTATTTATCAACTAATCTACGAACTTTAGTAAATATTAGTGTTGCTTCGGTAGAGCAATTGGCATATGAAGAGTTTATAAGGTCATTGTCAAATCCCAGTGTAATTGGTATTTTTAATATGTCTCCATTGAAAGGTAATGTTATCTTTGAAATTAATCCTAATATTGCCTTTTCAATTATTGATAGGTTATTTGGAGGCGAAGGTACAGTTATTAATAAAATAAGAACTTTGACTGATATAGAAGAAACTATTATTAGAAAAGTTATCACCAAGTCTTTAGACAATTTGCAAGAAGCTTGGAGGCATGTGGTCAATACAGAACCTCGTTTGGAGGTTATTGAAACGAATCCGCAATTTACACAAATTGTACCGCCTAATGATATGGTTGTTATTGTTACGTTACAAACTCAAATTGGGCAGGTGGAAGGCTTAATAAATATTTGTATACCATATTTGGTATTAGAACCAATAATGTCAAAATTAACAACGACGTTTTGGGTAGCATCCTCTATCGCTAAACAAGCTCATCCGGAACAGGTTGATATTTTAGAGAAAAAAATCAAAAAGACTTATGTTCCGTTAGCAGTAGAATTAGGTACTATTAATTTGTCGGTTCGAGAGTTGTTAAGTCTTAATATAAACGATGTTTTAAAACTGGATACAACAGTTGGCAGTGAACTTAAGGTTATTGTAGGAAGAAAAGCTAAGTTTTTATGCCATCCGGGTACTGCGAATAAAAAAGTTGCAGTGCAAATATCTGGCGTAAATATAGAAGGAGATGATGAAGATGAATGACGGCTTTCTTTCGCAAGAAGAGATAGATGCTTTGTTAAAGGGTGGCGGAGATAGTGCTACACCAGAACCGGTAGCAGCAGAGTTATCGGAGATGGAACAAGATGCCCTAGGGGAAATAGGAAATATTTCAATGGGAAGTGCTGCGACAACTTTGTCTGTTTTATTGGGACGGAGGGTTTCAATAACAACTCCTAAAGTTGAAGTTATCACTTTTGAAAATATAAAAAATAATTATCCGCTTCCATATTTGATTATTGAAGTTGGTTATACCCAAGGAATTAAAGGAAATAATATTTTAGCAATCAGAGAACAAGATTCTTTGATTATTGCTGATTTGATGATGGGTGGAGATGGCACTAATCCGTCGGTAGAATTAAATGAACTGTCGATGAGTGCTGTCGGTGAAGCAATGAATCAAATGATGGGTTCGGTAGCGACATCAATGTCGACAATGTTTAATAAAATGGTTGATATTTCACCACCGGTAGTAAATTTGATTGACTTATCAAATACAAATAATCTGGAAAATCTTGCTACTGCAGACGGTGACTTGCTGGTTAAAATCGCATTTAGAATGGAAGTTGAAGGCTTAATTGATAGTGAAATAATGCAAATTTTACCGGTTGATATATCAAAAGAGATGGTGGATAGTTTGATGAACTCAGCACAAGACTCAACACCACCACCACCACAGGATTTGGCACCACAGGTTCAACAAGCTCCCCCTGTACAAGCCCCACAGGCAGTACAATATGCACAACAACCGCAAATGCAACAAGCTCAGCCGGTAATGATGCAACAACCTGTACAACAACAATATATGCAAAATCCTAATGTTGTTAATGTCCCTGTACAACCGGTGCAATTTGCACCGTTAACACCACTAGGGGTGACAGGTAATGAAGGCAATATTGGTTTAATTATGGATGTTCCGTTGCAGGTAACTGTAGAATTAGGGCGAACTAAGAAATTAATTAGAGATATTTTAGAGTTATCAACCGGCTCTGTGATTGAGCTTGATAAATTAGCAGGTGAACCGGTCGATATATTGGTTAACGGAAAATTGTTGGCCAAAGGTGAAGTTGTTGTAATTGATGAAAATTTTGGAGTAAGAATTACAGATATAATTAGTGCACTGGAAAGAGCAAGTACAATACAGTAAATAAAAACTTTTTATAAGGGAGAGATTGATATGGCAATTAGAGTTTTAGTTGTTGATGATGCGGCGTTCATGAGAATGATGGTTAAGGATATTTTATCAAAAAATGGTTACGATGTAGTGGGAGAAGCGGAAAATGGTTTAAAAGCTGTAGAAAAATATCAAGAGTTAAAACCTGATTTAACGACAATGGATATAACTATGCCAGAAATGGATGGAATTACAGCAGTTAAAGAAATAAAAAAAGTTGACCCTAATGCAAAGATTATAATGTGTAGTGCGATGGGACAACAAGCAATGGTTATTGAGGCAATTCAAGCCGGTGCTCGTGATTTTATTGTTAAGCCATTCCAACCTGATAGAGTGTTAGAGGCTGTTAGAAAAGCTGTTGGTTAAAATGTTACAAAAAAATAAAACTATTATTATAGTTGTGTTGTTGCTATGTGTTAGTGCTTTCTTTTGGGGGAATGCTTTTGCTCAAGAGCAAGCTAATAATGTTAAAAACGGTTACTTAACTTACCAAGAACCGGCAACAACACAATCTTCTTGGTTATCAACCATATCATATATGATTAGCTTATTGTTTGTCTTTGCGCTAATTGCAGGGTTAGCTTATTTTACTTCTAAATTTTTAGGTAATAAACTTTCGTTTCGTGGACAAAATAAATCCACTAAAATCCTCGAAACATTACCGCTAGGACCGAATAAGTGTATATATGTGGTTGAAATAGCCGGTAGTGTTATGCTGATAGGGGTAACTGATAAAGAGATAAATTTGATTAAAGAAATAACTGATGAAATGGAAATTGAAAAATTAAGAGTTAATGCGATAAATTCAGAGATTGAATTTGATTTTAATAATATTTTTCATAAACAGATTAATTCTTTAGAAAGTATTTCTAAGCGGTTTCCATCGTTACTTAATAAGCGAAATAAAAATTTTTGAGGTTAATGTATGAGAAGAGGTAAAACAAGTGTTTAAACAACAAAATGTTGTTTTGTTATTGGTGCTGGCGTTACTATTAATTCCGGTAACTGGTTTGGCGGCACCATTAATTCCCAATATAAACATTGATGTTGGTACTGCTACTAATCCGCAAGAGGTATCAACTTCATTGCAAATTTTGGCACTGATGACGATTTTATCGTTAGCGCCGGCAATTTTGATAATGACTACTTCGTTTATTAGAATAATAGTGGTATTATCCTTTTTAAGAAGTGCCTTGGCAACACAACAGATGCCACCAAATCAAGTTATTGTTGGTTTAGCCTTATTTTTAACGTTTTTTGTAATGTCACCATATTTGCAACAAGCTAATGAAAAAGGGTTACAGCCATATTTAAATGGAACAATAACGCAAGAAAGAGCAATTGATGAAACGGTAAAACCAATTCGAGAATTTATGTTTAAGCAAACTCGAGAAAGTGATTTGGCGTTATTTGTTAATCTGTCACAGGCTCCACAGCCCGATACGCCGGAGGATGTTTCTACGCTGACTTTAGTCCCGGCGTTTGTTATTAGTGAATTAAAAACAGCGTTTCAAATTGGCTTTATGATTTATATTCCGTTTATTGTTATTGATATGATTGTCGCCAGTACCTTGATGTCAATGGGGATGATGATGTTACCGCCGGTTATGATATCCTTACCATTTAAAATATTATTATTTGTAATGGTGGATGGTTGGCACTTAATCATTAGATCGTTGATAGTTAGTTTTAAATAGGAGCTGTTGTTATGTCTAGTGATTTAGTAGTACAAATGGCCCGAGAAGCATTATTCATGGTTATGTTGATTTCAGCACCAATGCTAGGCTTGGGGATGTTGGTGGGGATTTTAGTTAGTGTTTTCCAAGCTACAACTCAAATTCAAGAGCAAACTTTAGCATTTATTCCTAAAATTGTGGCAGTGTTTGTGGCAATTTTGATTTTTGGTCCATGGATGTTAAGGTTATTGACAGATTATATTAGAGAGTTATTTGTGAATTTACCTAGCTTAATTGGTTAAAGGCGGAACTGTTTTGGACTTATATGATATTTTACAAAATCACATAGGGATTTTCTTATTAATTTTAACTAGAGTTAGCGGAATTTTTATAATGGCTCCTTTTTTTGGTAGTAAAAATACTCCTGCCAAAATCAGAGCAGCCTTAAGTTTAGCGATTACTCTAGTTTTATTTCCGACAATTATGGCTAGTGGAATGAAGGTTGCTTTACCAATGACGTTGTTAGGTTATGTTGTAGCTGTGGCCTCGGAGTTATTTGTTGGTTGGGTAATAGGTTTTGTAGCTTATTTAACCTTTGCAGCAATTTTGATGGCAGGACAATTGTTAGATATGCAGGTTGGCTTTGGGGTTGTCAATGTTTTGGATCCGACTTCTGGACAGCAAGTTCCGTTGATTGGTAGTTTTAAATATAACTTGGCGTTATTAATTTTTTTGGTTACCAACAGCCATTATATTGTTTTGACGGCCTTAGTTGATAGTTTTACTATAATTCCAATTATCGGCATGCACTTAACAACGGCCCTCACTGATTTAATGATTGCGATGACTTGGGGGACATTTACTATCGCTATAAAGATTAGCATTCCGATAATTTTTGCAATTATCCTGATGGATGTTGCATTGGGAATTTTGGCAAGAACTATGCCTCAAATGAATATTTTCGTTGTTGGAGTGCCGGCCAAAATTTTTGTCGGCCTTTTTGTGCTATCTGTGACTTTACCGTTTTATATCTTGTTTTTGGATGTGGCTTTTCATGAAATGTATACCAACTTATATAACTTATTACGAACCTTATCATAAAAAGATAGTAGAGCCTCTCTTTGAATTTGATTTACAATGCTTTAATGGTGAAAAAACAGAAGAGGCTACGCCCAAAAAACGACAAGATGCTAAAAATAAGGGGCAGGTAAGTCGCAGTAATGAAATTAGTTCAACTTTTATTATTTTGATTGCCTTTTTAGCACTTAAGATTTTAGGACAGCATATTTATGATGAAATAAGTAATTTTACAATACATATATTCACTAATATTCCGCAAGAAGGTTTTACAGCTGATATTATGGGTGAATTGTTTATTAATATTATGTTGGTATTAGTTAAGACAGCCTTACCGATAATGTTGGCAATTACAGCAACAGGATTAATCATAAATTATTTTCAAGTTGGATTTTTGTTTACTTTTGAACCGATTATGCCAAGCTTAAGTAAGCTTGACCCAATAGAAGGCTTCAAGAGGATGTTTTCTAAAAGATCGTTAGTAGAGCTTATTAAGTCGATTATAAAAATAGTTGTTATTGGGTATTTTATTGTTTTATTTTTGCGTGAAGAATCAATGCATTTACCGAAGCTAATGGGGCTTGGATTAATGGATGCAATGCATTTGCTAGCAAGTTTAATTTTTACAATGGTTTTTAAAATAACGGCTGTGATGATGATTTTATCAATATTAGATTATTATTATCAAAAATGGGAACATGGTGAAAGCCTAAAAATGAGTAAGCAAGAGGTTAAAGAAGAATATAAACAATCAGAAGGTAATCCGCAGATTAAGGGAAAAATAAAAGAACGACAACGAGCTATGGCAATGCAACGGATGATGAAAGAAATTCCTAAAGCAGATGTAGTAATAACAAATCCGACGCATTTTGCGGTAGCAATAAAGTATGAAAAAGGAATGGCTGCTCCAATTGTAGTAGCAAAAGGGCAAGATTTAATTGCCAAACGAATTAGAGAAATTGCTCAAGAAGCAAAGGTTACTATTGTTGAAAATAAACCTTTAGCAAGAGCTTTATATAGCAGTACAGAAATTGGTGATATAATTCCGCCGGAATTGTATAAATCTGTTGCAGAAGTATTGGCACATGTTTATAAGATCAAGAAGAAACTTTCATAATAGCAGTATAAGGAGCGAAAAGTTTTGGCAAATCAAGCATCTTCTCCCGTTGGGATATTAAGTAAATACAGCGATATTTTGGTTGCCATTGCCATAATTACAATTGTAATTATGATGATTATACCGTTGCCAACTATTTTATTGGATTTGTTGTTATGCTTAAACATTACGATGGCGCTAGTTATTGTAATGGTTACAATTTATAATGTTGAGCCGTTAGACTTTTCGGTTTTTCCATCATTATTATTGGTAGCGACGTTATTTAGATTGGCGTTAAATGTATCTTCCACAAGACTTATTTTATTGGAAGGGTATGCCGGAGAAGTTATCATGTCGTTTGGTAATTTTGTTGTCGGTGGTAACGCCGTTGTTGGTTTTATCGTGTTTATAATTTTAGTTATCATTCAGTTTATTGTAATTACCAAAGGTGCTGAGCGTGTAGCTGAAGTTGCAGCTAGATTTACCTTGGATGCAATGCCTGGTAAGCAAATGAGTATTGATGCTGATTTGAATTCAGGAATGATTACTGATGAAGAAGCTCGTACCAGAAGACGCAATATTCAACGTGAGGCTGATTTTTATGGAGCGATGGATGGTGCCAGTAAGTTCGTAAAAGGGGATGCCATTGCGGCAATCATTATTATTATTATTAATATTCTCGGTGGCTTTGTTATCGGGATGGTTCAACGAAATCTCGATGCAGCTACGGCATTACAAACTTATACTTTATTGACAGTGGGTGAGGGTTTGGTAAATCAGATCCCAGCATTGTTAATATCAACAGCTACGGGAATAATTGTTACAAGAGCGGCTTCTGAAACAAATTTAGGAGTTGATATTCATAATCAGCTGTTTAGTAATCAAAGAATATTTTTTATTGCAACAGGGGTTTTAACTTTATTAGCAGTTGTTCCGGGGTTGCCGGGTATTCCGTTTATGGTTTTAGCAATTATTACTTTTATTATTGGGAACAGTTTGAGAAAATCAGTTAAAGATACCGGAGAAATTTCGGCAGCACAACAAGAAGAAAAAGAAAAAGAAGAAATTCGTAAACCGGAGAACATAATTTCTTTGTTGCAGGTTGACCCGATGGAACTAGAAATAGGTTATAGTTTAATTCCATTAGTTGACACCGGACAAGGTGGGGATTTACTGGAGCGGATTGTCATGATTCGTCGACAATGCGCCTTGGAGATGGGGCTAGTTGTCCCAACTATTAGAATTAGGGATAATATTCAAATCAAGCCTAATTCATATATTGTGAAGTTAAGAGGAATTGAAATTGCACGTGGCGAACTATTATTAGATCATTATTTAGCAATGAATGCTGGAACGGCTTATGAAGAAATTTCTGGAATAGATACAATTGAACCGGCCTTTGGATTGCCGGCGTTATGGATTACGGAAGCAGAGCGTGAACACGCTGAATTGGCAGGTTATACTGTAGTTGATGCAGTGTCGGTATTGGCAACACATTTAACTGAGGTTATTAAAGGACACGCTGCTGAAATATTAGGTCGACAAGAAACACAAAACTTGGTTGACAATGTTAAGCAAAGCAATGCTGCGGTTGTCGATGAGTTGGTGCCGGAATTATTGACTGTCGGTGAAATTCAAAAAGTGTTGGCAAACTTACTAAAAGAAAATATCTCTATTCGTGATATGGCTAGTATAATGGAAGTTCTGGCTGATTATGCAAGGCTTACTAAAGACACTGAAATTTTAACAGAGTATGTTCGACATGCCTTGGCGCGACAAATTTCACGGCAATATGCACAAAATAATATTATTCATTGCGTTAGTTTAGATCCGGTGGCTGAAAGTTTAATTGCCAATAATATTCAGCGGACAGAAGCTGGCTCATATGTTAGCTTGGACCCTAATAATATGCAGAAACTTTTAAATGGTTTAAATGTTGAACTTAAAAAGATGACAGATGTAGGTTATTTACCGATTATTATAACAAGTCCAAATATTAGATTATATTTCAAAAAATTAATAGAGCGCAGTGCAGCTGGAATTGTTGTACTATCGCATGCTGAAATTGAATCAAATACTGAATTAAAAGTACTAGGGGTGGTGAGAATCTAGATGAAGTTTAAAGTTTTCACAGCAAATACTATTCAAGAAGCGATGGCACAAGTGAAAAGTGAGTTAGGGATGGATGCTGTTATCCTTCATACTCGAAGATTTAATAAAGGTGGTATTTTTGGCTATTTGGGCAAAGAAATGGTCGAAGTAATGGCTGCTATTGATGATAAACAGCAAGAAAAAGTCAAGCTACCAAAAGAAGAGTTTAAAGAGCTATTAACAGAAAAAGCTAAGATTGTTGAAACTACACCACCACCGGTAGTAGCACCGCCAATACCGGTGCCTATTCAAGAAAAAACTAATCCCAACAATGAAAATCCAGAGAAAATAAATTTCATTCCGCAACAGGTTTCGGTTAAAGCTTATCGTGAAAATAAAGAATCAAAAGAACAAGATAAAAAGATAAAAGAACTGGAACTAGAGTTAACTAACATGAAAAAAATGTTAGAGCAGGTAATTAATGAAGTTCCGCAGAATAATATAGATAAAGTTTCTTTATTTCAAGCGTTAATAGATAATGAAGTTGATGATAAAACTGCACAAAAAATTTTAGAAGATATTGTTGAACCGGCAGTATTGGAAGATATAAATCATCCTAAAGCGATTGAATTAGTAGCAAAAGGAGTTTCTAAAACTCTACCGGAGGCAAAAGGAATTAGCTATAAAAAAGGCGAATCTAAGATAGTAGCACTAATTGGGGCTACTGGCGTTGGCAAAACAACGACTATTGCAAAATTAGCAGCCACTTTTGTGTTAAAGAAAAACTGTAAGGTTGCCTTAATTACTGCAGATACATATCGTATTTCTGCGGTTGAACAACTAAAGACCTATGCCGATATAATTGGTATACCAATTGAAATTGTTTATTCTCCGGAGGATTTAAGCAGTGCACTAATCAAACATAGTGATAAAGAGCTAATCTTAGTCGATACAGCTGGGCGAAGCCAACATAATCAATTTCAAATTGCGGAATTACAATCGTTGTTAGAAGTAAACCCCAATATTGAAAAACATCTAGTGCTGAGCTCAACTACTAAGTACAAAGATGCTGCTGATATTATCAGAAAATTTTCAATTTGTTCGCCAAATAAAATTTTATTCACAAAAACAGATGAAACCGGTAGTTTAGGAACGATTGTTAATTTAGCTAATCAATTTTCGTTAACTTTATCTTATTTAACAACGGGTCAAAGTGTACCTGATGATATAATTTTGGCAGAGCCAAAGGAATTAGCTAAGTTGATTTTGAGGAAGTAATTATGGATCAAGCAAAAATGTTGCGTAGACTAGTTGAAGAACGACAAAAAAATGAGAATGGTCCGAAGATAATCGCCATAACGAGTGGAAAAGGTGGCGTTGGTAAAACTAATTTTACCGTTAATTTGGCAATTGCAATGGCGATGTGTGGTAAAAAAATATTAATAATTGATGCCGATCTAGGGATGGCAAATGTTGATGTTATTTTAGGAACTACGCCACAATATAACTTATTGAACTTGCTAGATGATAACTTAAGCTTAGAAGAAATAATGGCGACTGGGCCACATGATATAAAATATATCTCAGGTGGTTCTGGTTTGGAAAAACTGGCCAATTTAAATATTAATGAATTAGAATATATTATTGATAAAATTGATCAATGTGAATATGTTGCAGATTACATTTTTATTGATACTGGTGCTGGTCTTAACAAAAATGTACTGAATTTTATTATTGCGGCTGATGAAGTTATTTTATTAACGACACCAGAACCTACTGCAATTACGGATGCATATGCTATAATGAAAGCATACAGTTATTATTCAAAACAATCCTTAATTGGGGTTGTGGTTAATAGAATTTTTGAAGATAATGAAGAAGAGTTGGTGTTAAGTAAATTAAGTAAAACCGCTGAAAAATTCTTGGATTTATACGTAAAAAAAATAGGTGGCATCTATGAAGATCGTAATTTAATAAAAGCAGTAAAAGCACAACAACCGGTGCTGATGGCATATCCTAATACTATTGCTTCGCGTTGTATAAAAGACATTGCTTACAATATGATTAATGATGTTCAATTAACCAGGTATGGTGGTTTAAGAGGATTTTTGGATAAATTACGCAGAATTTTACGATAATATTAAAGAAAATGGAGGTATAGTATGGCAAATGAAGAAATAGTAAAGTTAGATGATGTAATAAAGATTAATCAACCGTTAGAAATAAGATTGGAATATGATGAAAATAGATATGCCAGTCGTGTTGAAGATATAAAAAACGGCAACTTGATTATTGCTATGCCAATGAAAAAAGGTGAGCCTCTAATTCCTTTAAGTGGAAGTAAATTTGAAGCTAATTTCACCTCAGAGATGGGACATTACAAATTTTCTGCGGTGTACAAGGGCAAGGATTTATATCCAATGCCTGTTTGGATAACTAGTTTTCCAGAAGAAGCAAAAAAAATCCAAAAACGTGAGTTTGTTAGAATTGACTTAATAATGCCGGCGACTATTAGATTTGAAACTGAAGATGAAAAATTTACTGATCCGGTTTATGCCAGAGTAAAAGATATTAGTGGTGGCGGAATCAGGTTAGTATTACATAAA from Negativicutes bacterium encodes the following:
- a CDS encoding MinD/ParA family protein — its product is MDQAKMLRRLVEERQKNENGPKIIAITSGKGGVGKTNFTVNLAIAMAMCGKKILIIDADLGMANVDVILGTTPQYNLLNLLDDNLSLEEIMATGPHDIKYISGGSGLEKLANLNINELEYIIDKIDQCEYVADYIFIDTGAGLNKNVLNFIIAADEVILLTTPEPTAITDAYAIMKAYSYYSKQSLIGVVVNRIFEDNEEELVLSKLSKTAEKFLDLYVKKIGGIYEDRNLIKAVKAQQPVLMAYPNTIASRCIKDIAYNMINDVQLTRYGGLRGFLDKLRRILR
- the flhF gene encoding flagellar biosynthesis protein FlhF, whose amino-acid sequence is MKFKVFTANTIQEAMAQVKSELGMDAVILHTRRFNKGGIFGYLGKEMVEVMAAIDDKQQEKVKLPKEEFKELLTEKAKIVETTPPPVVAPPIPVPIQEKTNPNNENPEKINFIPQQVSVKAYRENKESKEQDKKIKELELELTNMKKMLEQVINEVPQNNIDKVSLFQALIDNEVDDKTAQKILEDIVEPAVLEDINHPKAIELVAKGVSKTLPEAKGISYKKGESKIVALIGATGVGKTTTIAKLAATFVLKKNCKVALITADTYRISAVEQLKTYADIIGIPIEIVYSPEDLSSALIKHSDKELILVDTAGRSQHNQFQIAELQSLLEVNPNIEKHLVLSSTTKYKDAADIIRKFSICSPNKILFTKTDETGSLGTIVNLANQFSLTLSYLTTGQSVPDDIILAEPKELAKLILRK
- a CDS encoding PilZ domain-containing protein translates to MANEEIVKLDDVIKINQPLEIRLEYDENRYASRVEDIKNGNLIIAMPMKKGEPLIPLSGSKFEANFTSEMGHYKFSAVYKGKDLYPMPVWITSFPEEAKKIQKREFVRIDLIMPATIRFETEDEKFTDPVYARVKDISGGGIRLVLHKALKLGQNIEVSIDLEEEGDFKVLCQVIRIEKPIHDEDIYWVGMKYTELNERMRGKLIKFIFKKQREIIKNRK